The Hahella sp. HNIBRBA332 genome window below encodes:
- a CDS encoding SDR family oxidoreductase, protein MSAKTVLITGASSGIGLALARVFARNGWNLALVARRSDNLERLATELKEKYGADSQCIGFDLTADNAARALYDEVRFRNLRIDCLVNNAGRGYFGSFIERDYQLEEETIYLNVTVLTSLCKLFGRDMVEQGGGRILNIASIAGFMPGPNFAVYHATKAYVLSLSRAIHAELKSQGVTVTASCPGPTETEFFDKAGTGVLKAMEYIRRMPAEKVAEQAYEAMMKGKPVVVHGMLNKVMVESPRLVPKSWVAPVVKSLMR, encoded by the coding sequence ATGAGCGCGAAAACTGTATTGATCACGGGCGCCTCCTCCGGTATTGGCCTGGCGTTGGCGCGGGTATTCGCCCGCAATGGTTGGAATCTGGCCCTGGTCGCCAGACGTAGCGACAATCTGGAGCGTCTCGCTACAGAGCTGAAAGAGAAATATGGAGCCGATAGCCAGTGCATCGGTTTCGACCTGACTGCTGATAACGCTGCGCGAGCGCTATACGACGAGGTGCGTTTTCGCAACTTGCGGATAGACTGTCTGGTGAATAATGCGGGACGAGGATATTTTGGCTCGTTCATCGAACGCGATTATCAGCTTGAAGAAGAGACCATCTATCTCAACGTGACCGTACTCACCTCGCTGTGCAAGCTGTTTGGCCGCGATATGGTGGAGCAAGGCGGCGGCCGCATCCTAAACATCGCTTCCATCGCCGGTTTTATGCCGGGCCCCAATTTCGCGGTATACCACGCCACCAAAGCCTACGTGCTATCGCTGTCCCGGGCTATTCACGCCGAACTTAAATCACAGGGCGTCACTGTCACCGCGTCCTGTCCCGGGCCCACGGAAACCGAGTTCTTTGACAAGGCGGGAACCGGCGTACTGAAAGCAATGGAATACATCCGTCGCATGCCAGCGGAAAAAGTGGCGGAGCAGGCTTACGAAGCGATGATGAAAGGCAAACCTGTGGTGGTGCATGGAATGCTCAACAAGGTGATGGTGGAATCGCCGCGTCTGGTTCCGAAGAGCTGGGTCGCGCCCGTCGTAAAGAGCCTGATGCGGTAG
- a CDS encoding HDOD domain-containing protein: MTDTHSSADPLTRELDSRLQAGNLDIPMLPEVAQKVIAITNNPDSSASELVKVIQGDQALAARVMRIANSAAYSPNASIVSLQQAIARLGMVSIRDIALAASINARMFKAPGYEDRIGAMWRHALATALWCKEIARRARMNVEAAFLCGLLHSVGKPIMLQETLDVAGTEGLQPELDLLLEIVDEMHLDAARLALEHWRMPELIIDAVTHQDNYQEAGNGKDQAKLIRAGKQFASHFLFDEPDKDTLLALPAMADLNLYPDEVAELYEQSDTVNQGLEAMRA; encoded by the coding sequence GTGACAGATACCCATTCCTCCGCTGATCCGTTGACCCGGGAGCTGGATTCCCGCCTCCAGGCGGGCAACCTGGATATTCCGATGCTGCCGGAAGTGGCGCAGAAAGTGATCGCCATCACCAATAACCCTGACTCCAGCGCGTCCGAACTGGTCAAGGTGATTCAAGGGGATCAGGCTCTGGCGGCGCGGGTGATGCGTATCGCCAACTCCGCCGCGTACTCTCCCAACGCCTCCATTGTGTCCTTGCAGCAGGCCATCGCCCGCCTCGGCATGGTGTCGATTCGCGACATCGCCCTGGCCGCTTCCATCAACGCCCGCATGTTCAAGGCCCCGGGCTACGAAGACCGCATCGGGGCCATGTGGCGCCACGCCCTGGCCACAGCGCTTTGGTGCAAGGAAATCGCCCGGCGCGCACGAATGAATGTGGAGGCGGCGTTCCTGTGCGGGTTGCTGCACTCCGTGGGCAAACCCATCATGTTGCAGGAAACCCTGGATGTAGCCGGAACGGAAGGGCTGCAACCGGAACTGGATTTGCTGTTGGAAATCGTCGACGAGATGCATCTGGACGCGGCCCGCTTGGCGCTGGAGCACTGGCGCATGCCGGAACTGATCATCGACGCGGTGACGCATCAGGACAATTATCAGGAGGCGGGTAACGGCAAGGACCAGGCGAAATTAATTCGCGCAGGTAAACAGTTCGCCTCCCATTTCCTGTTTGATGAGCCGGATAAAGACACCTTGCTGGCCTTGCCCGCTATGGCGGACTTGAATCTGTATCCAGATGAAGTGGCGGAGCTGTATGAACAGTCCGACACCGTGAATCAGGGGCTGGAGGCCATGCGCGCATGA
- a CDS encoding AarF/UbiB family protein: protein MSESDPKKFIEINFPVLKQRTDRMLRGAGQFAVSTVKLPKSFLPIGQLILSDDLIDREQLACELDLLFEALYQHPISEQSKALTGYLRKYKLIPNEETTEGLIQFLVKQTVSRSPVEIPEAIVNEFWQFFHELISAPELKGLVELNLDIIRSVLRAYEPLLVDIINRIKHLRHVNNLAIGEMAQKARVLRSDLAILRRQIRAIRYIKPFLQTDPRDFAGQAQIVAKMVREFGPLFIKMAQVAAANAEFLPEEIATELKVFQEDVQPMTAEEVNQAFLECYGKLPGEIYFGFDVANPLRSGSIGSVYVAKKPVRRDGVEMLVPIVVKVSRHNLEREFQMGALALELMLISSQYWAPHTKLLPFLEAMSRQVKEFTRGFEQELNFEDEAAIQKRFHRRSQDSDSWSVPQIYSATGRIIEMEYLETALSVDRLLREVAGQEKEDLRRKVAERFLFTILQHVLVYQEFHGDLHPGNIMVTPEGRLFLIDWGNVVDMRGKWPLVWDYVYGALTADVERLTHALIEMSTHPEDNRRRREFIRAALTETLKKKGVTPLGVHALTQLYKEGVTGVQRRLQTVMHLLSNTYQLGIIVQSDYLHLSRSITAMAGAYLSMYEQAPRSQLFMDLGLGVTFFPYRLVRDRIQSRLKNLRGLISGA, encoded by the coding sequence ATGAGTGAATCGGACCCAAAGAAGTTCATCGAGATTAACTTTCCGGTTTTAAAGCAACGAACTGACCGGATGTTGCGGGGGGCTGGTCAGTTTGCGGTCAGTACGGTAAAACTGCCGAAATCCTTTCTTCCTATCGGCCAGTTGATCCTCAGCGACGACCTCATTGACAGAGAACAACTGGCCTGCGAACTGGACCTGTTATTCGAAGCCCTCTACCAGCACCCCATCTCAGAACAATCCAAGGCCCTGACCGGGTATCTGCGTAAATACAAACTGATTCCCAATGAAGAGACGACTGAGGGCCTGATTCAGTTTCTGGTCAAACAGACTGTGTCGCGAAGCCCGGTGGAGATTCCGGAAGCCATCGTCAATGAGTTCTGGCAGTTCTTCCATGAGTTGATCAGCGCGCCGGAGTTGAAAGGGCTGGTGGAGCTCAACCTGGATATTATCCGCTCCGTGTTGCGCGCCTATGAACCGCTGCTGGTGGATATCATCAATCGCATCAAACATTTGCGACATGTGAATAATCTGGCTATCGGCGAAATGGCGCAAAAGGCGAGGGTGTTGCGCAGCGATCTGGCGATATTGCGGCGGCAGATCCGCGCTATCCGTTATATCAAGCCCTTCCTGCAAACCGATCCGCGTGATTTCGCCGGACAGGCGCAGATTGTGGCGAAAATGGTGCGCGAATTCGGCCCTTTATTTATCAAAATGGCCCAGGTAGCCGCTGCTAATGCAGAGTTCCTGCCGGAGGAAATCGCCACTGAGCTGAAAGTGTTTCAGGAAGACGTGCAGCCGATGACGGCGGAGGAAGTGAATCAGGCGTTTCTGGAATGCTACGGCAAGCTTCCAGGAGAGATATATTTCGGTTTTGATGTCGCCAATCCCTTACGTTCAGGTTCCATTGGTTCGGTATATGTAGCGAAGAAACCCGTGCGCCGGGATGGCGTCGAAATGCTGGTTCCAATCGTCGTGAAGGTGTCCAGGCACAATCTTGAGCGGGAATTTCAGATGGGCGCGCTGGCCCTGGAGCTGATGTTGATATCCAGTCAATACTGGGCGCCCCACACCAAATTGTTACCGTTTTTGGAAGCAATGTCCCGCCAGGTTAAAGAGTTCACGCGAGGGTTCGAACAGGAGCTGAACTTCGAGGACGAAGCGGCGATACAAAAACGTTTTCATCGTCGCTCCCAGGACAGCGATAGTTGGTCCGTGCCACAAATTTACTCCGCCACCGGGCGCATTATTGAGATGGAATACCTTGAGACGGCGTTGTCGGTGGATCGTCTGCTGCGGGAAGTAGCGGGACAGGAGAAGGAAGACCTGCGCCGGAAAGTCGCAGAGCGCTTTCTATTCACCATTTTGCAGCACGTCCTGGTGTATCAAGAGTTTCACGGCGATTTACACCCGGGCAATATCATGGTGACGCCCGAAGGTCGCTTGTTTCTGATTGACTGGGGCAATGTGGTGGATATGCGGGGTAAGTGGCCGTTGGTCTGGGACTATGTTTATGGCGCGCTGACGGCGGATGTGGAGCGTCTGACCCACGCATTGATCGAAATGAGCACGCACCCGGAGGACAATCGCCGCCGCAGAGAGTTTATTCGCGCCGCCTTGACGGAAACGCTGAAGAAGAAGGGGGTCACGCCACTGGGCGTTCATGCCCTGACGCAATTGTACAAAGAGGGCGTGACAGGCGTTCAGCGTCGTTTGCAAACAGTGATGCACCTGCTATCCAACACCTATCAACTGGGAATTATCGTTCAAAGCGACTACTTGCACCTGAGCCGTTCCATTACTGCAATGGCGGGCGCCTATCTGAGCATGTATGAGCAGGCTCCGCGCTCTCAGTTGTTTATGGATCTGGGACTCGGCGTTACGTTTTTTCCCTATCGCCTGGTTCGTGACCGCATACAGAGCCGGTTAAAGAACTTGCGAGGACTGATCAGCGGCGCCTGA
- a CDS encoding hydrolase, which translates to MTIMTTAYQWLEAKDCVLVLVDIQGKLAQLMHEKERLFSQLQRMVKGALLFDIPILWMEQLPEKLGPTIPEITELLPDLRPIPKHAFSCYGEPRFVEALQKSGRKRVLLTGIESHVCVYQSAYHLIEAGYDVTLINDAISSRDPANRELGLQRMQALGATPSSVEMVLFELQKEAAGERFKPMAQLFK; encoded by the coding sequence ATGACTATCATGACCACCGCCTACCAATGGCTTGAAGCGAAAGACTGCGTACTGGTTCTGGTGGATATCCAGGGCAAGCTCGCTCAGCTCATGCATGAGAAAGAAAGACTGTTCTCGCAGTTGCAACGCATGGTCAAAGGCGCGTTGTTGTTTGATATTCCAATACTATGGATGGAACAACTACCGGAAAAACTTGGCCCCACCATTCCAGAAATCACCGAGTTGCTCCCGGACCTGCGCCCGATTCCCAAGCACGCATTCAGCTGCTACGGCGAACCCCGCTTCGTGGAAGCGCTGCAAAAAAGCGGTAGAAAACGGGTGTTGCTGACCGGCATTGAAAGTCATGTGTGCGTCTATCAATCCGCCTATCATTTAATTGAGGCCGGTTATGACGTCACCTTGATCAACGACGCCATATCCTCCCGCGATCCCGCCAATCGTGAGCTGGGCTTGCAGCGCATGCAGGCGCTGGGCGCGACGCCATCCAGCGTGGAAATGGTCCTGTTTGAACTGCAAAAAGAAGCCGCCGGCGAGCGCTTCAAACCGATGGCGCAGTTATTCAAGTAA
- a CDS encoding DUF2164 domain-containing protein, protein MIEMTREEKQQLVAKVKDYFASELDQEIGGFQAEFLIDFFVREIGPRAYNKALDEAENIIRMQVENISDALYELQQAPTD, encoded by the coding sequence ATGATTGAAATGACCCGGGAAGAAAAACAGCAACTCGTTGCAAAAGTGAAAGACTACTTCGCCAGTGAACTGGATCAGGAGATCGGCGGTTTTCAGGCGGAGTTTCTTATCGACTTTTTCGTGCGGGAAATAGGCCCGCGAGCCTACAACAAAGCCTTGGACGAAGCGGAAAACATCATTCGCATGCAGGTGGAGAACATCAGCGATGCGCTGTATGAGCTGCAGCAGGCGCCCACAGACTGA
- the sthA gene encoding Si-specific NAD(P)(+) transhydrogenase — protein MSDFDIIVIGSGPAGQKAAVQASKAGKRVALIERDALLGGACVHRGTIPSKTLRENALRVNNMRKNAALFQFKLSEDLEMATLIDRLDDVMKSHDEYMRRQIDRNTIKRVHGRARFLSPNEVEVTSVRGEKQVLATDYVVIATGSFPRKPDQVPIDHENIFDSDSVLSMLYLPKSLAVLGGGVIASEYASIFQALGVRVIMIDRYPRPLGFLDKDLTDNFVNAFQDMGGVWMGDSVVKRVYFDGVNDVITELEDGRTIITQKLLCAAGRVANVKDLDIDNAGLELDERGVIPVDGQLRTRVPNIFAAGDVIGPPSLASASMEQGRRAACNAIGLKVGSMPEMIPVGIYGVPELSSVGMSEQEARKAYGQIIVGRAPFAEIARGHISGNQDGMLKLVCDAEGRRLLGVQIVGEEATELIHIGQMALLSKSDVDIFVESIFNFPTLAEAYRVAALAVIGQRARRNSVY, from the coding sequence ATGAGCGATTTCGACATTATCGTCATCGGCAGCGGACCCGCCGGTCAGAAAGCGGCGGTGCAAGCGTCCAAGGCAGGCAAGCGGGTCGCCTTGATCGAGCGTGACGCCCTGCTCGGCGGCGCCTGCGTGCATCGCGGCACCATTCCCAGCAAGACGCTGCGTGAGAACGCGCTGCGCGTAAACAACATGCGCAAAAACGCCGCCTTGTTCCAGTTCAAACTCAGCGAAGATCTGGAAATGGCGACACTGATCGATCGTCTGGATGACGTCATGAAATCCCATGACGAATACATGCGCCGCCAGATCGACCGTAATACCATCAAGCGCGTTCACGGGCGCGCCCGGTTTCTGAGCCCGAATGAAGTGGAGGTGACCTCCGTCAGAGGCGAGAAGCAGGTGCTGGCCACCGATTATGTAGTCATCGCCACCGGCTCATTCCCTCGTAAGCCGGATCAGGTGCCGATTGATCATGAGAATATTTTCGACAGCGACTCCGTGCTGTCCATGCTGTATCTGCCGAAAAGCCTGGCGGTGCTGGGCGGCGGCGTTATCGCCAGTGAATACGCCTCCATATTTCAGGCTTTGGGCGTGCGCGTGATCATGATTGACCGTTATCCCCGCCCCCTGGGCTTCCTCGATAAGGATCTGACCGACAACTTCGTCAACGCCTTCCAGGACATGGGCGGCGTGTGGATGGGCGACAGCGTGGTGAAACGGGTCTATTTCGATGGCGTCAACGACGTGATCACCGAGTTGGAGGACGGCCGCACCATCATCACCCAGAAATTACTGTGCGCCGCCGGCAGAGTGGCCAACGTCAAGGATCTGGATATCGATAACGCCGGTCTGGAGCTGGACGAACGAGGGGTGATTCCCGTTGACGGCCAGTTACGCACCCGGGTGCCGAATATCTTCGCCGCCGGCGATGTGATCGGCCCGCCATCGCTGGCGTCCGCGTCCATGGAGCAAGGCCGCCGCGCCGCCTGCAACGCCATCGGACTGAAAGTCGGCAGCATGCCGGAGATGATTCCCGTCGGCATCTACGGGGTGCCGGAACTCTCTTCCGTGGGGATGAGCGAGCAGGAAGCGCGCAAAGCTTATGGACAGATCATCGTGGGCCGGGCGCCGTTTGCGGAAATCGCACGCGGCCATATTTCCGGCAATCAAGACGGCATGTTGAAACTGGTGTGCGACGCCGAAGGACGTCGTTTATTGGGCGTGCAGATCGTTGGCGAGGAAGCCACCGAACTCATACACATCGGACAAATGGCGCTGCTTTCCAAGTCCGACGTGGATATCTTCGTGGAGAGTATCTTCAACTTCCCCACCCTGGCGGAAGCCTACCGGGTGGCGGCGCTGGCGGTCATCGGCCAGCGCGCCCGCCGCAACAGCGTCTACTAA
- a CDS encoding MFS transporter, with product MRFTPFHSVLLLSLYFAEGFPAGLMVHVIPPVLREHGVPLEYIGLIKMLAFPWVLKFLWAPWVDRYNLFQLGLHRGWIITAISVVSGLLLWLGTMHPGHLGAWGILLFMLILVCMNFGAATQDIATDGLAVKLLPPPMRGWGNALQVGGYKVGMIVSASLLLMAIDKIGWSLSLYSMAAILVCCLIPILLFDERPLGDAAASDENLQDGKSKSVVSLALILNTYLSFLRQPGMIYWVAVLLLFKMPDSLASGMIKPMLVDKGMSLSDVGVVTLMSSLVGVAAVFAGGGFYDRFGPRVCLVSLSLLQALALAMYSLVSGGATEMPVVLAVAIFEQIVDSMANVALFAMMMHYCRKEHEGADFTLQACIQVIVSGAAGVFSGFVAKMLGYDGLFIAAGVISLLVASQVLHYFRMDPDAVREWRRLKEAPAE from the coding sequence ATGCGCTTTACGCCCTTTCATTCTGTGCTTTTGTTAAGTCTCTATTTTGCGGAAGGTTTTCCCGCAGGATTGATGGTGCATGTGATTCCGCCCGTGCTGCGGGAGCATGGCGTTCCGTTGGAGTATATTGGCCTGATCAAAATGCTGGCGTTCCCATGGGTTCTGAAGTTTTTATGGGCGCCTTGGGTGGATCGCTACAATCTGTTTCAGCTGGGGCTGCACAGAGGCTGGATTATCACCGCCATTAGCGTGGTCAGCGGGTTATTGCTGTGGTTGGGAACCATGCATCCGGGCCACCTTGGCGCTTGGGGGATTCTGCTTTTCATGCTGATTCTGGTGTGCATGAATTTTGGCGCGGCCACTCAGGATATTGCGACGGATGGACTGGCGGTGAAACTGTTACCGCCGCCTATGCGTGGGTGGGGGAACGCGCTCCAGGTTGGCGGCTACAAAGTGGGTATGATCGTCAGCGCCAGCTTGCTCTTGATGGCCATCGATAAGATAGGTTGGAGTTTGAGCCTGTACAGTATGGCGGCGATTCTGGTCTGCTGCCTGATTCCGATCCTGCTGTTCGATGAGCGTCCCTTGGGCGACGCGGCAGCCTCTGACGAAAATCTTCAGGATGGGAAAAGCAAATCGGTGGTGAGTCTGGCGCTGATTCTCAACACCTACCTGTCTTTCCTGCGCCAACCCGGCATGATCTACTGGGTGGCCGTGCTATTGCTGTTCAAAATGCCGGACAGCCTGGCCTCTGGCATGATCAAACCCATGCTGGTGGACAAGGGCATGTCGCTGTCGGATGTGGGCGTGGTGACGCTGATGTCCTCATTGGTGGGCGTGGCGGCGGTTTTCGCCGGCGGTGGTTTTTATGATCGCTTTGGTCCCAGGGTCTGTCTGGTGTCGCTTTCCTTGCTGCAGGCTCTGGCGTTGGCGATGTATTCCCTTGTCAGCGGCGGTGCGACGGAGATGCCGGTTGTGCTGGCGGTCGCCATTTTCGAACAGATAGTCGACAGCATGGCGAATGTCGCCTTATTCGCCATGATGATGCATTATTGCCGCAAAGAACATGAAGGTGCGGACTTTACGCTGCAAGCCTGCATCCAGGTGATTGTTTCCGGCGCGGCGGGCGTGTTCAGCGGCTTCGTCGCCAAAATGCTGGGCTATGACGGCTTATTTATCGCCGCCGGGGTGATCAGCCTGCTGGTGGCGTCCCAGGTCCTGCATTACTTCCGCATGGACCCGGACGCAGTCAGAGAGTGGCGCAGATTGAAAGAGGCCCCGGCTGAATAA
- a CDS encoding acyltransferase, giving the protein MLSFLPAPLVGCLASLSLAINTVFWCTLLYIPAILKLIIPIHAWRKACTRLIILISEAWIACNSGWMALTQRTQWKVEGLEELQREGWYLVVCNHQSWVDIFAMQHVLNRRIPFLKFFLKKELIWVPVIGLAWWGLDFPFMSRHTPEQIAKRPELKGKDMETTRKACEKFRTTPVSVMNFVEGTRFTKRKHERQQSPYQNLLKPKLGGVAFVLSAMGEYIPTMVDITIHYPGGAPRLRDFMCGRVPAVEMYIRRVTIPEALKSRNVDDEAFKQEFREWMTALWREKDARLTALKQSSQA; this is encoded by the coding sequence ATGCTGAGTTTTCTGCCAGCCCCCCTCGTTGGCTGTCTGGCCTCATTGTCCCTGGCGATCAACACGGTTTTCTGGTGTACGCTTCTGTACATCCCAGCCATCCTCAAGCTGATCATTCCCATCCACGCATGGCGTAAGGCGTGCACCCGACTGATTATCCTGATTTCCGAGGCCTGGATTGCCTGCAACAGCGGCTGGATGGCGTTGACTCAGCGCACCCAGTGGAAAGTGGAAGGCTTGGAGGAATTGCAGCGGGAGGGCTGGTATCTGGTGGTCTGCAACCATCAAAGCTGGGTGGATATTTTCGCCATGCAGCATGTGCTTAACCGGCGCATTCCTTTTCTGAAGTTTTTCCTGAAAAAAGAACTGATCTGGGTGCCGGTCATCGGACTGGCCTGGTGGGGATTGGACTTTCCTTTCATGAGCCGGCACACCCCGGAGCAAATCGCCAAACGTCCTGAGCTGAAAGGCAAGGACATGGAAACCACGCGCAAAGCCTGTGAAAAGTTCCGCACGACGCCGGTAAGCGTCATGAACTTTGTCGAAGGCACCCGCTTCACCAAGCGCAAGCATGAGCGTCAGCAGTCGCCCTACCAAAATTTGTTGAAGCCCAAACTGGGCGGCGTGGCGTTCGTTCTCAGCGCCATGGGGGAATACATTCCCACCATGGTGGACATCACCATCCACTATCCTGGCGGCGCGCCGCGATTGCGGGACTTTATGTGCGGACGGGTGCCGGCGGTGGAAATGTATATTCGTCGCGTCACCATTCCCGAGGCGTTGAAAAGCCGCAATGTCGACGATGAAGCTTTCAAACAGGAGTTCAGAGAGTGGATGACTGCGTTGTGGCGGGAGAAAGACGCCAGGCTGACGGCGCTTAAACAATCCTCGCAAGCCTGA
- a CDS encoding cupin domain-containing protein has product MTMDASPSIQQLVDQLKLSPHPEGGFYRRIFAAPYLVSTPYGERPSATLIYYLLPRGGFSQWHRLRNDEIWLHLGGDCIHIYTIAPDGALSTQTIGSGLSRDAHAPGMTWLAAEPEPGSAGYTLVSCIVSPGFDFADFELGDADELTPLYPKHFDLILRLSRSGSQGG; this is encoded by the coding sequence ATGACAATGGACGCGTCTCCCTCCATTCAGCAGTTGGTGGATCAATTAAAGTTGTCGCCGCACCCCGAGGGAGGGTTTTATCGGCGGATTTTCGCTGCGCCTTACCTGGTTTCTACGCCCTATGGCGAACGTCCGAGCGCGACGTTAATTTACTATTTACTGCCTCGGGGCGGCTTTTCTCAGTGGCATAGGCTACGCAATGACGAGATCTGGCTTCATCTGGGGGGAGACTGTATTCATATTTACACCATTGCGCCGGATGGGGCCTTGAGCACTCAGACTATAGGCTCCGGGCTCAGTAGAGACGCGCATGCGCCAGGGATGACCTGGCTCGCCGCCGAGCCGGAGCCGGGTTCTGCGGGCTATACTTTGGTGAGCTGCATCGTCTCCCCCGGATTCGACTTCGCGGATTTTGAATTGGGCGATGCGGATGAGTTAACCCCCCTCTACCCCAAGCACTTCGATCTTATCCTGCGGCTAAGCCGAAGCGGCTCCCAGGGGGGCTAA
- a CDS encoding DMT family transporter — translation MSQSSHLKADLLLLLVTLLAAAGWIFSKEALSGLPPLLFIGIRFFCAGIILAAVGRRALMSLSAQQLRIALSTGVLFAAAMCLWISGLFYGDHVGEGAFITSLAMVLAPLVSRVIFGERLALATWLALPVATCGLALLSLRNGLHPELGQLFFLASAVLFSLNFTLNTHMSAKVPVIALTTVQLLTVGVTASGLSLALEEWPQQVSVDIWGWVAASAVIATSLRFFLQTFAQSLTPVSHAAVIMTMEPVFTTLMALLWLGETMSGMQMLGCFLIFSALLINRWRAVRVAFKGLMRQDKGEATND, via the coding sequence GTGTCGCAGTCCAGTCATTTAAAAGCGGATTTATTACTGCTGTTGGTCACCCTGTTGGCCGCCGCCGGTTGGATTTTCTCCAAGGAGGCGCTGTCGGGGTTGCCGCCCCTGTTGTTCATCGGTATTCGATTTTTCTGCGCCGGCATAATTCTGGCGGCGGTGGGACGGCGGGCGCTAATGTCTTTGTCCGCTCAGCAATTGCGGATCGCGCTGTCTACAGGCGTGTTATTCGCCGCCGCCATGTGCTTGTGGATCTCCGGGCTATTCTACGGCGACCATGTCGGGGAAGGGGCTTTTATCACCAGTCTGGCCATGGTGCTGGCGCCTTTGGTGTCGCGCGTTATTTTCGGCGAGCGTCTGGCGCTCGCCACTTGGCTGGCGTTACCTGTCGCCACTTGCGGTCTGGCTTTGCTGTCGTTGCGCAATGGCCTGCATCCGGAATTGGGACAGCTGTTTTTTCTGGCGTCTGCGGTGTTGTTTTCTCTCAACTTCACCTTGAATACCCATATGTCTGCGAAAGTGCCGGTGATCGCCCTGACCACCGTGCAGTTATTGACGGTCGGCGTCACCGCCTCGGGATTGTCCCTGGCGTTGGAGGAATGGCCGCAGCAGGTCAGCGTCGACATATGGGGATGGGTGGCCGCCAGCGCTGTGATCGCCACCAGCCTGCGCTTCTTTCTGCAGACCTTCGCGCAGAGCCTGACGCCCGTCAGCCATGCGGCGGTGATCATGACCATGGAGCCGGTGTTCACCACCCTGATGGCTTTGCTATGGTTGGGAGAAACCATGTCCGGCATGCAGATGCTGGGCTGTTTCCTGATATTCTCCGCGCTATTGATCAACCGCTGGCGTGCGGTGCGGGTCGCGTTTAAGGGATTGATGCGCCAGGACAAAGGGGAGGCCACGAATGATTGA
- a CDS encoding D-hexose-6-phosphate mutarotase translates to MSQNHDAGMYDSVTIKHVGDLDLIEIERPECSASLTLQGGQLISYAPHGEHPVLWRNPDVAYQKGEAVRQGIPICWPWFAFLERNADPVRNSFPIQEAPAHGVARNALWRLLSITEEETSTTIAFELNAEPLGLKVVVTYRLGAVMRMELQSFNLSEQPKHLSCALHTYFAVSDIQQVSVLDLDDLPYIDSLRGWSLHKQDGPLHIAEEMDRIYYDTPAILRIHDKKWERFIVLESSESRSAVVWNPWIEKSKRLSQFSPDSYKHMLCVETGKLLNDYIELEPGQSHTLDLTLSSRR, encoded by the coding sequence ATGAGCCAGAATCATGACGCGGGGATGTACGACTCGGTGACGATTAAACACGTCGGCGATCTTGACCTGATAGAAATTGAGCGCCCCGAGTGCTCCGCCAGCCTGACCCTGCAGGGCGGCCAGTTGATCAGTTACGCTCCCCACGGAGAACATCCCGTTTTATGGCGCAATCCGGATGTGGCTTATCAAAAAGGGGAAGCCGTACGTCAGGGAATCCCCATTTGCTGGCCCTGGTTCGCCTTTCTGGAGCGCAATGCGGACCCCGTGCGCAACAGTTTCCCAATACAGGAAGCCCCCGCTCACGGTGTGGCGCGCAATGCGCTATGGCGTTTGTTGAGCATTACTGAAGAAGAAACCAGCACCACCATTGCTTTTGAGCTGAACGCCGAGCCCTTGGGCCTGAAAGTGGTGGTTACCTACCGATTGGGCGCGGTGATGAGAATGGAGCTGCAATCGTTCAATCTGTCAGAACAGCCCAAACACTTGAGTTGCGCCCTGCACACCTATTTCGCCGTGTCGGATATTCAGCAGGTCAGCGTGCTGGACCTGGACGACCTGCCCTACATTGACTCGCTGCGCGGGTGGAGCCTGCACAAGCAGGACGGCCCCCTGCACATCGCAGAAGAAATGGATCGTATTTACTACGACACGCCGGCGATATTGCGCATTCATGATAAAAAGTGGGAGCGGTTCATCGTCCTGGAGTCCTCCGAAAGCCGTTCCGCCGTGGTATGGAATCCCTGGATCGAGAAGAGTAAACGCCTATCCCAGTTCTCACCGGACAGCTACAAACACATGCTGTGCGTGGAGACAGGGAAGCTGCTGAACGACTATATCGAGTTGGAGCCGGGCCAGAGCCATACATTGGATCTGACCCTGTCATCCCGTCGTTAG